TTTACGCGGCGCTCACCGGCGCGCCGTCGGCAAACGCACGCAGTTCGTCGCCCGCGAGCCGGTAGCGCACCCATTCGCTCTGCGGCGCCGCTCCGACGCTCTCGTAGAAGCGGATCGCCGGCTCGTTCCAGTCGAGCACGCTCCACTCGAAACGCCCGCAGCCCGACTCGACCGCGATCCGCGCGAGCGCCTTCAGGAGCCGCAGCCCGGCACCCGCGCCGCGAAAGCGCGGCGACACGTACAAATCCTCGAGATACAGCCCCTGCCGGGCAAGCCACG
This region of Burkholderia contaminans genomic DNA includes:
- a CDS encoding GNAT family N-acetyltransferase — protein: MQIDIRSATVADVPQILRFITELAIYEKAEHEVVATPASLERSLFGEGSPARALMCEVDGEPAGFAVYFFSYSTWLARQGLYLEDLYVSPRFRGAGAGLRLLKALARIAVESGCGRFEWSVLDWNEPAIRFYESVGAAPQSEWVRYRLAGDELRAFADGAPVSAA